In Candidatus Bathyarchaeia archaeon, a genomic segment contains:
- a CDS encoding PKD domain-containing protein gives MLSKNMIAVRILPVTLIVLAGTIGIFGVSQMVNQVGAAATVRGTYFDHVVIVVMEDHGMMEICAQNPPPCSSSNGDPYISGLANTYSIGTQYIGVSHFSQADYIALLGGGTYGCVSYPCQPSSHLNLVDRLETARLPWKGYMENQGAASGCDLNYNQPYTPEHNPFVFFKDITSNAARCSKIVLANPTGCSATDCALINDLNSATAPSFMWLTPNNCNNMHGYPSGCASSVPTGDNYLSSLVPNILGSQTFKTKRSALFLVFDEGNGYCPLDGSSKDCVYAVWAGHEVKANFVTNKSYDHYSFTRTIEDNWKLASLGSKDVSATPMTEFFSSTPPPSNLATGFTYSPSSPQVNQQVTFTGSATGGTEPYTFTWAFGDGSTGTGNTATHAYQSTGNFNVVLTVNDNGSPKQTANSQHLVTVSSPPPPPPSTLTTSFNYNPPSPTAGQQITFTSSAGGGTAPYVFNWSFGDGSTSTGSTATHTYPTAGSYTIVLKATDSGSPKQTASSQQTMTVTSPPPPPPPPSTLTVSFTYSPSSPQTGQQVTFIATTSGGTTPYSYAWDFGDGSTGTGPSPTNTYSSGGTFTIILTVRDSGSPQQSATSQQSVTVTTPPPPPPPPTPLTASFTYTSSNPTALELVQFTGIASGGTQPYTFSWDFGDGSSATGASVSHSYLLPGTYTVTLTVSDANGQTATLSKTITVSVPLIGP, from the coding sequence TTGCTATCGAAGAACATGATAGCTGTTCGCATTCTCCCTGTCACACTCATCGTCCTAGCGGGAACCATAGGAATATTTGGCGTGTCACAAATGGTCAATCAGGTTGGCGCCGCTGCAACCGTGCGCGGCACTTACTTCGATCATGTCGTGATCGTTGTCATGGAGGATCATGGCATGATGGAGATTTGTGCGCAAAACCCACCCCCTTGTTCCAGTTCAAATGGAGACCCTTACATTTCCGGTCTAGCGAATACCTACTCGATAGGAACCCAATACATCGGAGTTTCTCACTTCAGCCAGGCAGATTATATCGCGCTTTTGGGGGGAGGAACCTACGGTTGCGTCAGCTATCCATGCCAACCATCATCACACTTGAACCTTGTAGACCGTCTTGAAACAGCGCGGTTGCCCTGGAAGGGCTACATGGAGAACCAGGGTGCGGCGAGTGGTTGCGATCTCAATTACAATCAGCCATATACCCCAGAACATAATCCGTTTGTCTTCTTCAAAGATATCACATCCAACGCTGCACGATGTTCCAAAATTGTCCTAGCAAATCCAACCGGCTGCTCCGCGACTGACTGCGCGTTGATCAATGATCTGAACTCTGCCACCGCGCCCAGCTTCATGTGGCTCACACCGAACAATTGTAACAACATGCATGGCTATCCCAGTGGATGTGCTTCCTCAGTTCCGACGGGGGACAACTACCTTAGCAGTCTGGTTCCCAACATTCTCGGAAGCCAGACATTCAAGACAAAACGTTCTGCTCTTTTCCTCGTCTTCGACGAGGGAAACGGCTACTGTCCCCTTGACGGCAGCTCTAAAGACTGTGTCTACGCCGTCTGGGCCGGCCACGAAGTCAAGGCCAATTTCGTCACGAACAAGTCCTACGACCACTACTCGTTCACACGGACGATCGAAGACAACTGGAAGCTGGCTAGCTTGGGATCTAAGGATGTCTCCGCAACTCCCATGACAGAGTTCTTCTCAAGCACACCACCGCCGAGCAATCTAGCTACGGGTTTCACCTATAGCCCATCCTCACCACAAGTGAATCAACAGGTTACTTTCACAGGCTCGGCGACAGGTGGAACTGAACCATACACTTTCACCTGGGCCTTTGGCGATGGTTCAACAGGGACAGGAAATACCGCAACCCACGCCTACCAGTCAACAGGAAACTTCAACGTAGTCCTAACTGTGAACGACAATGGGTCGCCGAAACAAACCGCAAACTCACAGCACTTGGTCACAGTATCCAGCCCTCCTCCTCCACCACCTTCTACCCTGACAACTAGCTTCAACTACAATCCACCATCACCGACTGCTGGCCAACAGATCACGTTTACGAGTTCCGCCGGCGGTGGAACTGCTCCCTACGTCTTCAACTGGAGTTTCGGCGATGGATCAACCTCGACAGGCTCCACCGCGACACACACTTATCCCACTGCGGGATCATACACGATTGTCCTCAAGGCAACTGATAGCGGATCTCCCAAGCAGACAGCGTCTTCTCAACAAACCATGACCGTCACCAGCCCACCCCCACCACCTCCCCCGCCATCCACTCTCACAGTGAGCTTCACCTACAGTCCATCCTCGCCTCAAACAGGACAACAAGTAACATTTATCGCCACAACATCAGGCGGCACAACGCCATACTCTTACGCCTGGGATTTCGGCGACGGCTCGACAGGAACAGGTCCTTCACCAACCAACACTTACTCGTCGGGGGGAACTTTCACAATCATCCTGACCGTCCGAGACAGCGGGTCGCCGCAACAGTCGGCCACCTCTCAGCAATCAGTCACGGTCACCACTCCGCCACCTCCCCCTCCTCCGCCCACGCCGTTGACCGCTAGTTTCACCTACACCTCGTCAAACCCCACCGCGCTGGAACTCGTACAGTTTACAGGAATCGCTTCTGGAGGGACGCAACCTTACACCTTTAGTTGGGACTTTGGCGACGGATCCTCAGCCACCGGTGCCTCGGTCAGCCACTCCTATCTCCTCCCCGGAACCTACACGGTAACGCTGACCGTGTCGGATGCGAACGGCCAGACAGCTACACTATCGAAAACCATCACCGTCAGCGTTCCTCTTATTGGCCCCTAG
- a CDS encoding cupin domain-containing protein → MTGIEVVRRGKLRTGDSTKGILRDRAFESEEVLLGQSKIATGTLSGWHHHGTRHLYGYIVSGRLRFDCVTAKIESIEVSPGDFFHIPVGLVHRDVNPDQTMEAIVVNILLGKGPAVVNVPDPSV, encoded by the coding sequence GTGACTGGCATAGAAGTCGTTCGTCGTGGTAAGCTGCGGACGGGAGACTCTACAAAGGGGATCCTTAGAGACAGGGCGTTCGAATCTGAAGAGGTCTTGCTCGGCCAGTCAAAGATAGCAACTGGGACCCTGTCCGGTTGGCATCATCATGGAACACGCCACCTCTACGGATACATCGTGTCTGGAAGGCTCCGATTCGATTGTGTCACGGCCAAGATAGAGTCGATCGAGGTTAGCCCTGGCGACTTTTTCCATATCCCCGTTGGGCTGGTCCATAGGGATGTGAATCCGGATCAGACCATGGAAGCGATCGTGGTGAACATTCTTCTAGGCAAAGGACCGGCAGTGGTCAATGTGCCAGACCCATCTGTGTGA
- the ppsA gene encoding phosphoenolpyruvate synthase, translating into MPRPDAIVVRLEDVRKDDIPLVGGKCANLGELTAKGVHVPPGFAVTAEAFRQFLEETKIGEIIHKTLGSSNGSKDPKQYEEASEEIRKILESAPMPQDIASKVRSAYRDLCEKTGDKNVTVAVRSSATSEDLPDASFAGQQDTYLNVRGEDQLVHYVQKCWGSLYTPRAIFYREEKGFPHEKVLISVGVQKMVRSKSSGVAFTLDPINGDPSKIVIESTWGLGEALVAGIVRPDRFIVDKGTMQLIHKEIVPKMIEHVPNEKTGLTMQSEVPIERRNVSSLTDEEVIEIAKTAVDIEDHYRSAQDVEFAVEQGSAGRSLYIVQTRPETFWSKMKSPTDETDSHIVHRVAVVHGLPASPGLHAGRAKIVPTTVEAGRLMKNKDILVTRMTNPDWVPYMKIAGAIVTEDGGTTCHAAIVSREMGIPCIVGARNATKLMQTGQEYTVDAKSGVVYNGLVEEILRATQPQHEIPTVIPITATKIYVNISLPELAEKVERETHADGVGLLRAEHMMLSVGKHPRLLIEEGGAKKMVDAFAEGVRRVATPFAPRPVVYRCLDFKPDEFLGLPGGEKYEHEAGHVGPNPLLGYRGCFRYTKEPDIFRLECQAIRKVREEYKLTNVHVMLPFVRTLEDFKNAKKILEEEGLKRGPDFKLWIMVEVPATVLLIDKFVDEGIDGISFGTNDLTMLILGIDRDDASIQEIYDERNLAVLRAMSHVIRICNEKGVTTSICGQAPSNYPEVVEFLVREGAVSMSVNPDKVIETKLLVAAIEQKLMLEGMRKMRQANGDQGAMQPRWPK; encoded by the coding sequence TTGCCCAGGCCTGACGCCATAGTTGTCCGGCTTGAAGACGTAAGAAAAGACGACATTCCACTAGTAGGTGGAAAATGCGCTAACCTTGGGGAACTAACAGCCAAGGGAGTGCATGTTCCTCCCGGGTTCGCTGTCACTGCTGAAGCGTTCCGCCAATTTCTGGAGGAGACGAAGATCGGCGAGATTATTCACAAGACCCTTGGAAGCTCCAACGGTTCCAAAGACCCGAAACAATACGAGGAAGCGTCCGAGGAAATTCGCAAGATTCTAGAATCCGCCCCCATGCCCCAGGACATCGCGAGCAAGGTCAGGAGCGCTTACCGGGATCTCTGCGAGAAAACAGGTGACAAAAATGTAACCGTGGCCGTCAGGTCCTCCGCTACAAGCGAGGATTTGCCCGACGCATCGTTCGCCGGGCAACAGGACACTTACCTCAACGTTCGGGGCGAGGACCAACTCGTACACTACGTGCAGAAATGCTGGGGCAGCCTCTACACACCCAGGGCGATATTCTACCGGGAAGAGAAAGGTTTCCCCCACGAAAAGGTCCTCATCAGCGTCGGGGTTCAGAAAATGGTAAGGTCAAAATCCTCAGGCGTAGCCTTTACCCTGGACCCGATCAACGGCGACCCATCGAAGATCGTTATCGAATCAACATGGGGACTCGGAGAGGCTCTAGTCGCCGGAATCGTCCGCCCTGACAGATTCATCGTCGACAAGGGCACAATGCAGCTAATCCACAAGGAGATCGTCCCAAAAATGATCGAACATGTTCCAAACGAAAAGACTGGGCTGACGATGCAAAGCGAGGTTCCTATAGAGCGCCGTAACGTCTCAAGCCTAACCGACGAGGAAGTTATTGAAATTGCAAAGACCGCTGTGGACATTGAGGATCACTACCGAAGCGCACAGGACGTCGAGTTTGCAGTCGAGCAAGGGTCTGCCGGACGCTCACTCTACATTGTCCAGACCAGGCCTGAGACGTTCTGGAGCAAAATGAAGAGTCCAACAGACGAAACCGATTCGCACATCGTTCACAGGGTTGCAGTCGTGCACGGTCTCCCCGCGAGCCCAGGATTGCACGCGGGAAGAGCCAAGATCGTCCCGACCACCGTTGAAGCGGGACGCCTAATGAAAAACAAGGACATTCTCGTCACTCGAATGACGAACCCCGACTGGGTTCCCTACATGAAAATCGCAGGCGCAATCGTCACGGAAGACGGGGGGACAACATGTCATGCCGCCATTGTCTCACGGGAGATGGGTATCCCATGCATCGTAGGAGCAAGGAACGCGACGAAACTGATGCAGACGGGACAAGAATACACTGTTGACGCGAAATCAGGAGTCGTATACAATGGTCTAGTCGAAGAAATTCTCAGGGCAACGCAACCCCAACACGAGATTCCCACTGTTATCCCAATAACCGCGACAAAGATCTACGTAAACATCTCACTCCCAGAACTCGCCGAAAAGGTCGAACGGGAGACGCACGCAGATGGTGTAGGTCTCTTGCGAGCAGAGCATATGATGCTCTCCGTCGGAAAACATCCCCGCTTACTAATAGAAGAGGGAGGCGCCAAGAAGATGGTTGATGCTTTCGCAGAGGGCGTCAGAAGAGTCGCGACCCCCTTCGCTCCAAGACCCGTCGTATACAGATGCCTAGACTTCAAGCCCGACGAGTTTCTCGGACTTCCAGGCGGCGAAAAATACGAACACGAAGCTGGACACGTCGGACCCAACCCGTTGCTAGGATACCGTGGCTGCTTCCGATACACCAAAGAGCCCGACATTTTCCGATTAGAGTGTCAAGCTATAAGAAAAGTCAGAGAGGAGTACAAGCTCACCAACGTCCACGTGATGCTACCCTTCGTCCGGACGTTAGAGGATTTCAAGAACGCGAAGAAGATCCTCGAGGAAGAGGGATTGAAGAGAGGCCCCGACTTCAAGCTCTGGATAATGGTAGAAGTCCCTGCTACAGTGTTGTTGATTGACAAATTTGTCGACGAAGGAATTGACGGCATTTCTTTCGGAACCAACGACTTGACGATGCTGATTCTTGGCATTGATCGGGATGATGCTTCGATACAGGAGATTTACGATGAGCGCAATCTCGCAGTGCTGCGGGCTATGAGTCATGTCATCAGGATTTGCAATGAAAAGGGCGTGACAACATCAATATGCGGTCAAGCCCCCTCAAACTATCCGGAGGTTGTTGAGTTCTTGGTCCGAGAAGGTGCCGTCAGCATGAGTGTCAACCCTGACAAGGTTATCGAGACGAAACTGCTGGTAGCGGCCATCGAACAGAAATTGATGCTTGAAGGGATGAGAAAAATGCGTCAGGCCAACGGAGACCAGGGAGCAATGCAGCCCCGCTGGCCAAAGTGA
- a CDS encoding 50S ribosomal protein L16, translating into MNLLMKGRNYRSPSGQAFTRMKYIRGSPAPKVSKFNMGDLSTQFARKIHLVSKEHVQIRHNALESARVSANKILTDRWGETGYRLQLCVYPHIILRENKMIATAGADRLQEGMRRAFGKPTGRAARVENDQDIFIIYVPEDGVETAKKAMEVAGTKLPMKTRIIVEEPVAPQMPAGA; encoded by the coding sequence TTGAATTTACTGATGAAGGGTCGTAACTATCGTTCCCCATCGGGCCAGGCTTTCACTCGGATGAAATACATCCGCGGGTCCCCCGCACCTAAGGTTTCCAAGTTCAACATGGGAGACCTATCCACCCAGTTCGCTCGAAAGATCCATCTTGTCTCCAAGGAACACGTGCAGATCCGACATAACGCCCTAGAATCGGCCCGTGTATCCGCGAACAAGATCCTAACCGACAGGTGGGGAGAAACAGGATATCGATTACAGCTTTGCGTGTACCCGCACATTATCCTCCGAGAAAACAAGATGATCGCCACCGCCGGAGCCGACAGGCTTCAGGAGGGAATGCGCCGAGCCTTCGGCAAACCCACCGGCCGAGCAGCCAGAGTCGAAAACGACCAGGACATCTTCATCATCTACGTTCCTGAGGATGGCGTCGAAACTGCCAAGAAAGCAATGGAAGTCGCGGGAACAAAACTCCCGATGAAAACCCGGATCATAGTCGAAGAACCAGTCGCCCCCCAGATGCCAGCAGGAGCCTAA
- a CDS encoding UPF0146 family protein, which produces MFEQLVDWIKQNYSDARKIIEVGVGHRIDVAEQIAEALPRTEILVTDKDESWVRTRKGGRIRGISDDVMFPRLNLYQGASLVYSLHPPVEIFPALERLANGVGADLLIVPISDERHEFQRAMWRELIIQGRMVGWFLDKRS; this is translated from the coding sequence TTGTTCGAGCAGCTCGTAGACTGGATCAAACAGAACTATAGCGACGCCAGAAAAATTATCGAGGTTGGGGTAGGCCACAGGATAGATGTGGCGGAACAGATAGCCGAAGCTCTTCCTCGAACAGAAATTCTTGTGACCGACAAGGACGAGTCGTGGGTCCGCACAAGGAAAGGTGGCCGAATCAGAGGTATCTCTGATGATGTGATGTTTCCTCGCCTCAACCTGTACCAGGGCGCCTCCCTCGTCTACAGTTTGCACCCACCCGTGGAGATCTTCCCTGCCCTGGAGAGGTTGGCGAATGGAGTCGGTGCAGATCTCCTGATCGTTCCGATAAGCGATGAACGACACGAGTTTCAACGGGCTATGTGGCGAGAACTCATCATTCAGGGGAGAATGGTCGGCTGGTTTCTCGACAAGCGCTCATGA
- a CDS encoding ATPase domain-containing protein yields the protein MFVKNDLVADETAIEQETETERAGIEPTGPDDLLSLLSKFLESPGNVLLVRGPPGAGKTTLAFELLKKTKGPRIGRHMIPPNKVYVSSRVSPTKLRKHFPWINEVVDSMSGRVARQNWTESSQDLLVTETDNILSKVVAAKRSKQRGLLVIDSWEGALRNTPESGRLALESNILSEPGESMVGVILVSEDGELGLAHLVDGIVTLSSSLLEGKRIRTISINKLRGLRVQTHQALFSLDEGRFNILPQAEFLVPAASSPRILAAIPDSEHSFSTGNSDLDKMLSGGIKKGSSLLIDIDNSVSPEAVRLLLNMFRANFVNQGGACFIIPLGTFSSESEAESLIPLVGNKSFGERVRTGEYNQELPAAEWRVHLKGKLIEDLSQFDSSWKELGTISQSRMLTADIDKVVQVYGEDLTLPGLSEIGASVRDSRALSIGVASRPTKVREDFLRIADYHLKLKSIDGSLVMYGMKPSTNIHGISFSFEKGLPLVKLTEVV from the coding sequence ATGTTCGTCAAAAATGATCTCGTAGCAGACGAAACCGCGATAGAACAGGAAACCGAAACAGAAAGGGCCGGCATCGAGCCAACAGGGCCAGACGACCTGCTGAGTCTATTGTCGAAGTTCCTCGAGTCTCCCGGTAATGTATTGCTTGTCAGAGGACCACCGGGCGCCGGAAAGACCACCCTGGCATTCGAACTGCTCAAGAAGACGAAAGGGCCTCGAATTGGCCGTCACATGATTCCTCCCAACAAGGTCTACGTGTCCAGTCGAGTCTCGCCGACAAAGCTGCGGAAACATTTTCCCTGGATAAACGAGGTAGTCGACTCAATGTCCGGCAGAGTCGCAAGACAAAACTGGACAGAGTCATCGCAAGATCTACTGGTCACAGAGACGGACAACATCCTAAGCAAGGTTGTCGCTGCAAAGCGCTCAAAACAGAGAGGGCTCCTCGTAATTGACAGTTGGGAGGGAGCACTCCGGAACACTCCAGAATCCGGGCGCCTAGCTCTCGAGTCAAACATCCTGTCAGAACCTGGCGAGAGCATGGTGGGAGTGATACTCGTCAGTGAAGACGGGGAACTCGGACTCGCTCACCTCGTCGACGGCATTGTCACACTATCCTCATCCCTGCTGGAAGGAAAAAGAATCCGGACAATCTCTATCAATAAGCTTCGGGGACTGCGAGTCCAGACACATCAAGCGCTCTTCTCCCTAGACGAAGGTCGATTCAATATTCTGCCCCAGGCAGAATTCCTAGTCCCCGCGGCGTCAAGCCCTAGAATTCTTGCGGCAATTCCCGACTCCGAGCACTCCTTCTCCACAGGAAATTCGGATCTCGACAAGATGCTGAGCGGCGGAATCAAAAAAGGCTCATCCCTCCTGATTGACATTGACAACAGCGTATCGCCTGAAGCGGTAAGACTCCTTCTCAATATGTTCAGGGCCAACTTCGTTAATCAAGGAGGCGCATGCTTCATTATTCCCCTCGGCACATTCAGCTCAGAGAGCGAGGCAGAATCCCTCATACCGCTCGTTGGAAACAAATCGTTCGGGGAAAGAGTCCGAACCGGAGAGTACAACCAAGAACTTCCAGCAGCAGAGTGGAGAGTTCACCTCAAGGGCAAACTCATCGAGGACCTCTCTCAGTTTGACAGTTCCTGGAAGGAGCTCGGAACGATCTCGCAATCAAGGATGCTGACCGCCGATATCGACAAGGTCGTACAAGTCTATGGAGAAGACCTAACACTTCCAGGCCTCAGTGAGATCGGGGCGAGCGTTCGTGATTCAAGGGCCCTCAGTATCGGTGTAGCCTCCCGGCCGACCAAAGTCCGAGAGGACTTTCTAAGAATAGCAGACTATCACTTGAAGCTAAAGAGCATCGATGGTTCCCTTGTTATGTACGGGATGAAACCTTCCACAAACATTCACGGGATCTCATTCTCCTTTGAGAAAGGATTGCCACTAGTCAAATTGACCGAGGTGGTCTAA
- a CDS encoding carbon-nitrogen hydrolase family protein, whose translation MKPVSLLLAQTGPRVGNKERNLNQISEQASKARKKNVDLLIFPELHLTGYTMRDEVSHWAEAVPGPSTRKVEAIAKEHSVHVIFGMPEESEVKGVIHNTAVFVGPKGLIGRYRKIHLPTHSVFEERRYYRPGQEAPVFKTDIGTIALSICYDLYFPELTRLQALQGAELVVCISASPGLRRRFFEGFCLSRAMENAVYLAYVNRVGVEEGLQFWGGSRVVAPSGSVLAQCKYDVEEFKICKVDLDEVSRARAFIPTIKDLEPALFDQLRTKSREA comes from the coding sequence ATGAAGCCGGTAAGCCTCCTACTAGCCCAAACTGGTCCCAGAGTCGGTAACAAGGAGCGAAATCTCAACCAGATCTCAGAACAAGCATCTAAGGCTAGAAAAAAGAACGTTGACCTGCTAATCTTTCCTGAGCTTCACCTAACGGGCTACACGATGCGGGACGAGGTGTCCCATTGGGCAGAGGCCGTTCCAGGTCCTAGCACTCGGAAGGTCGAAGCCATCGCGAAGGAGCACAGTGTCCACGTCATTTTCGGAATGCCTGAGGAGAGCGAGGTCAAGGGAGTAATCCACAACACCGCAGTGTTCGTTGGTCCGAAGGGTTTGATCGGGAGGTATCGGAAAATCCATCTCCCAACGCACTCTGTTTTCGAGGAACGTCGGTACTATCGTCCGGGACAAGAAGCACCGGTTTTCAAGACCGACATCGGAACCATAGCTCTGAGCATCTGCTACGATCTCTACTTTCCCGAGCTGACTCGCTTGCAGGCGTTGCAAGGCGCAGAGCTAGTTGTCTGTATCTCTGCAAGTCCGGGGTTGAGGCGTAGATTTTTTGAGGGATTCTGTCTGAGCCGTGCTATGGAGAATGCCGTCTATCTAGCCTATGTTAACCGGGTTGGGGTCGAAGAGGGCCTGCAATTTTGGGGTGGAAGCCGGGTTGTAGCGCCTAGCGGTTCAGTTCTAGCCCAATGTAAGTATGATGTGGAGGAGTTTAAGATCTGCAAAGTTGACCTTGATGAAGTTTCTCGAGCAAGGGCATTCATACCAACGATAAAGGACCTTGAGCCAGCACTTTTTGACCAGCTAAGAACCAAGAGCCGGGAAGCGTAG
- a CDS encoding biotin/lipoate A/B protein ligase family protein has product METWRLVDLEYRDNPFMNLAVEEAIPRMVGEGKAPSTVRFWHNSNTIVIGCFQSAKLEVNMEACKETGTEIVRRFTGGGAVYHDSGNLNYAISLRKGDPIVPDQNLQSVFQRLSEGAVDGLRKLGVRAEFQPVNDIQVDGKKVSGAAGSIRWNTVFHHGCILVNSDLSILGKVLNVPRVKLEEKHVASVLKRVTTVRDELGRDVSTREVRDAIVDGIENCYGVRVEPGDLKKEELGLAKELYQTKYSRLEWNLEP; this is encoded by the coding sequence TTGGAAACTTGGCGGCTGGTTGATCTAGAGTATCGGGATAATCCGTTCATGAACCTGGCTGTTGAAGAGGCGATACCGCGAATGGTCGGGGAGGGAAAGGCTCCAAGCACGGTCCGTTTCTGGCATAACTCCAACACGATCGTCATCGGCTGTTTCCAGTCTGCAAAGTTGGAGGTGAACATGGAGGCTTGCAAAGAGACCGGGACCGAGATTGTTAGGAGGTTCACGGGTGGAGGTGCGGTCTATCATGATAGTGGGAATTTGAATTATGCGATATCGTTGCGAAAAGGTGATCCCATCGTCCCGGATCAGAATCTACAATCTGTATTCCAGAGATTATCTGAAGGCGCGGTCGATGGCTTGCGAAAACTGGGCGTAAGGGCAGAGTTTCAACCGGTCAACGATATCCAAGTTGACGGGAAGAAGGTTTCTGGGGCTGCGGGAAGCATTCGGTGGAACACAGTCTTCCATCACGGATGCATTCTTGTCAATTCCGATCTCAGCATTCTTGGAAAGGTCCTGAATGTTCCCCGAGTGAAGTTGGAGGAAAAACATGTTGCGAGTGTGCTGAAACGAGTGACGACTGTGCGAGATGAACTGGGCCGGGATGTATCCACTCGTGAGGTTCGGGACGCTATTGTGGATGGGATAGAGAATTGTTATGGGGTTAGAGTGGAGCCTGGTGACTTGAAGAAAGAAGAATTGGGGTTGGCGAAGGAGTTGTATCAGACCAAGTATAGCCGGTTGGAATGGAACTTGGAGCCCTGA
- a CDS encoding lipoate protein ligase C-terminal domain-containing protein — MERSADYKASGGKLVRIRLKEEHGLIRTIKITGDFFLIPEESLRKLERMLEDAPLREPELRLLVNRFFRGTQARGLGVSSDDFVKAILSAKETI; from the coding sequence ATGGAAAGATCCGCAGACTACAAGGCCTCAGGGGGAAAGTTGGTCCGGATCAGACTGAAAGAAGAACACGGCCTAATCAGAACGATCAAGATTACCGGAGATTTTTTTCTGATCCCTGAGGAGAGTTTGCGGAAGCTTGAGAGGATGTTGGAGGATGCGCCGTTGCGGGAGCCGGAATTGCGTCTTCTTGTCAATCGTTTTTTCCGTGGGACTCAGGCCCGGGGGCTAGGTGTTTCTTCTGATGATTTTGTGAAAGCAATTCTCTCAGCGAAGGAGACGATTTAG
- a CDS encoding CoA transferase: MGLPLEGLRVIDLTQDFAGPFCTMMLSDLGAEVVKIEKPDGGDETRSWGPPWINGTSYYFQALNRGKKSVVLDLKKPEDQKKVRKLVVDADIFVESSQPGRMARFNLDYARLRRINNALVYASISSFGQTGPYRDRLGYDLIAFAMSGIMASTGEQGRPPIRMSVPVADLAAGHYTSTAILAALSRRLVTGRGDYIDLSLHDSIVSWLTYQANYYFATGKEPRRLGSAHPSIVPYQAFRCKDKEMVLAIGNDHQWTNFCHATGQEKLIADRRFSTNPARVKNRHLLIPVLQRMFRRKDAKEWQMILDQVKVPATPAFSIRDLVHDAHARYRKMIVKSEGDIPRLGSPIRFRKTKPKKTTPAPRLGQHTKEIMAKGWPN; encoded by the coding sequence ATGGGTCTTCCCTTAGAGGGTCTTCGAGTAATCGATCTGACCCAGGATTTTGCGGGTCCCTTCTGCACCATGATGCTCTCGGATCTCGGAGCGGAAGTAGTCAAGATAGAGAAGCCTGACGGTGGGGACGAGACCCGTTCCTGGGGACCTCCCTGGATCAACGGGACAAGCTACTATTTCCAAGCGCTCAACCGCGGAAAGAAATCGGTTGTTCTAGACCTCAAGAAGCCTGAGGACCAAAAAAAAGTCAGAAAACTAGTTGTTGACGCGGATATTTTTGTTGAGAGCTCACAACCAGGAAGAATGGCACGGTTCAACCTCGACTATGCAAGGTTACGGAGAATAAACAACGCGCTGGTCTACGCCTCTATCTCTAGCTTCGGCCAGACAGGACCCTACCGCGACCGACTAGGTTATGATCTCATCGCGTTCGCGATGAGTGGAATCATGGCTTCAACCGGGGAACAGGGACGACCGCCAATCAGGATGAGCGTTCCTGTTGCCGACCTCGCTGCAGGACACTACACCTCCACCGCAATACTAGCCGCGCTCTCCAGAAGACTAGTAACGGGAAGAGGAGATTACATCGACCTCTCACTGCACGACTCTATCGTATCATGGCTCACTTACCAGGCCAACTACTACTTCGCCACAGGCAAAGAACCCCGACGCCTAGGCTCCGCCCACCCAAGCATCGTCCCATACCAGGCATTCAGATGCAAAGACAAAGAGATGGTCCTAGCGATAGGAAACGACCACCAGTGGACCAATTTCTGCCACGCCACCGGTCAGGAGAAGTTGATCGCGGATAGAAGATTCTCCACCAACCCGGCGAGAGTCAAGAACAGACATCTCCTAATTCCTGTCTTACAGCGAATGTTTCGCCGCAAAGATGCCAAGGAATGGCAGATGATCCTTGATCAAGTTAAGGTCCCGGCTACACCAGCCTTCAGCATTCGTGACCTAGTGCACGATGCCCACGCTCGCTATCGAAAAATGATTGTTAAGTCGGAAGGAGACATTCCACGTCTAGGGTCCCCAATAAGATTCCGCAAGACAAAACCAAAGAAGACAACACCAGCCCCACGACTGGGACAACACACCAAAGAGATTATGGCCAAAGGTTGGCCGAATTGA